The nucleotide window AGCGTGACGAGCTGCATACTCGTATTCAACAAGGTCGCGCCGATCTGATGGCTGCCAAATCTGATATGGATGGCATCAGCGCACAGATCAACCAGAAACAGTGGTTAAACGAACGCAATCAAGTACGCGCACCTTTTGATGGGATTGTCGGTGTTATTAACATCGCCGAGGGATCCCGAACGGGCAATTTGCATCTGTTCGACACCAGCCGAAAATTTGTTGAAATGCGCGTTAGCGATCAAACCTATCGCTATATTGAGCAAGGTCAATTTGCAGAGTTCTTTGTTAATTCTCATCCGGGGGAGATATTTAGAGGCAGGGTACACAGCATTACCAGCAACACCGGTGAAGCGACCATCTCAGCACAGGGCTCAACGCAGCATGTAAGGCAGCACGTAGGCAACAATACGAGCAGTCATGGTCGTACTGTGATCATCGAGTTCAATGAGCCAGAAGGTTACAACGTGCCACTTGGTGCAACAGGCTCTGGTTGGATATCGGCTAGCAAACCGTCACCTAAACTTGGTTTTATGGACATCATTGGCGGTGCGACCGTGAGACTGAAAGCACTTAAAGCTTACCTCAACGCATTATAAGCCTATTTGGTTTAACCCGCTTAAGACCCGAGAACTATTGGAACTCTGATTGGAACTTGGAAAGGAAATTGGGTCTACCGCACCTCAACTTCGTTGAGGTGCTTTTTTATTCAAATATTTAACGCCTCAGCAATGATTTTCTCTTGATGTTTTCTATACTGATTCGCCCTTTCTCGACTGCCAAAACAGCCTTTTGCAAACGGGTCGATATCTCTATTAGTCAACTCCCCGTATACGCTATCCATAGTGACCTCTTCACTATTAATCATCGCGCGATTGTCAGCCACATCGCCGTTTCTTAGCGCATCACAAAGTTCATTACTCACCACGCCCGACACCTTATCTACAGGAGCGCTGCACGCGGTTATCACCAGACCAAGAGGGATCGTTACACACCACTTCATGATTGTTCTCCATGCTGGAATAAATCAGCTTTATCCACACCAAACCTGTCGTAGTTATTAAGTTTAGACAGGAAAGACGCCATCCTACCACTCAAAACACGGCCGACTGCGCTCTATCGCAGTTCAGCCTTCATGGGAATATACAAAGGCTACAACCAATCAAAATACCGAATAGTTCCTAACTTAGTGATCTGTCAATTTCTCGGTACCTTTGCCTCGCTCCAAAAACAGGAGCGAAAACAATTAGGTAACAAGACAATGAAAAAAACAGCAATCCTTCTCGCAATGGTATCAGCATTCTCAGTTCACGCAGCAGATAGCAGCTTCTCTGGAGGCATTGAGCTAGACGCAAAATTTGGTGAGAACGGTCAAAAGCTCTATGAAACAAGCAACGGTTCTGGCATCAAAGCGTTTGTAGGTTATGAAGGGTTTGGTTTATCTGCCAAGCGTAAAGCGGATTTCGAAAACGAGTACAACCTTAGCTACAAATATGACTTCGAGAATGTTTGGGTGAAAGGTGAATATGAGTTCGTAGACAAGAAAAGTGTTCAAAACAGTCACGGTGTTCAAGGTCAATCCAACGACCAAAACAAGTTTGGCGTGACCGTAGGCGGCAACGTATCTGACATGTTTGATGCCTCTCTGCGTCTACGTAAAGACACAGATCTGAACTCAGGTAACGGCAGTGAGCGCAGCAACATCTATCGTTTTGACTTAGCGGCAGGCAAACAAGTCACGGATAAAACATATCTCAATGCCAAGCTGGTTGGTCAGCATCAAGCAAACAAAAACTTGATCACTAAAGACAATATGACCAAAGACACCATCTACAACGTAGAGCTACGCGCAACGTTCACAGCCATCGACAACCTGATCCCTTATGTGGAAATTGGCAACGAAGGTCAATTTGGTGATGGTAAGCGCAACACATACGGCAAAGTAGGCGTTGTACTGCCGTTCTAATACCGACAAGCATTCTCTTCTTAAAGATATTCGAAGGAATGAATATCTTCTGTTCTTTTTCGATTAGAGCATCCCTGCTCAATGAATCTCCTAAACCATCAAAACAGAACTAGAACTGGTAGTTAAATTCCACTCTTTGGTCACCATCAAAATAATTCTGCTCCTGCGTCCAGTTGGCAAAATATCGCACATTGAAGCGCGGCGTAAACTGGTAAGACACGGCAAACTCGTTGGTAAAGATAGAATCCATACCTGGTCCATACGCATTTTCAACGTACGACTTCGAGCCAGAAATGGTCGTCAACCACATTGGGTTATAGTTGAGCCATAGCTTATCGGTAATCGCATATTTGGTGTACGCTCCCACTACCGCATACGTACCGGGAATGGTGTAACCAATGTTTTGCTTTTCAACCGGGCAATCAACATTTGGCATGTTTTCACAACCTTTAAACTCGCCATTTCTCACATTGACGCCAAGACCTGCTAGCGGGTAAAGATTCAGATTACCCAGCTTTGGTAGCGCCTGAATGAAGCTGTAAGAAGCGTTCAAACTCTCCTGCTCGACGTTGTAATTTAAATCAACTTGAGAACCGCGGCCGTTAGTAGTATTGACACTGAAGTTACGAAAACGCACGCTGTCGATAGAATTATCGCGTGCACCGCTACCCGACCAGCCCAGATACTCACCAACCACACCTTTCACTTCGATGATATTCATCGCCATGGTCTCTGGGTTGCCCGTATCATAGGTACGGCCCACTTTGAAATTTAGACCTTTATCTGAGGCACCTGCACCAGCCTGCGTGTAAACCGCAAGAGGATCTGACATGTCCTGAACTTGAGCGTCCGAGTCGTTAGCAGCATAAGTAGAAAAAGAGAAGCTCGCAGCCACAGCTGCGCTTAAAAGGGTAATGCTCGCGCGCATGAAACTAATCCTAGAAGTAAATGACGCGAGCAGACTAAGGGGCGAGAGGG belongs to Vibrio sp. 10N and includes:
- a CDS encoding HlyD family secretion protein, giving the protein MKEIMLPYVLIIWLLVKLGVIKWTLRNAVISVGFGAFLAFMLFTAHRFWSPADLTDSTTVKAPHAVLSPLFGQQVKKIYVTHNQEVKKGELLYTLESEDTDHELKSLQSSLVAAEHRITSIEEQIAIDEKNHRRLINLDEFSSEQERDELHTRIQQGRADLMAAKSDMDGISAQINQKQWLNERNQVRAPFDGIVGVINIAEGSRTGNLHLFDTSRKFVEMRVSDQTYRYIEQGQFAEFFVNSHPGEIFRGRVHSITSNTGEATISAQGSTQHVRQHVGNNTSSHGRTVIIEFNEPEGYNVPLGATGSGWISASKPSPKLGFMDIIGGATVRLKALKAYLNAL